One segment of Corynebacterium caspium DSM 44850 DNA contains the following:
- the secA2 gene encoding accessory Sec system translocase SecA2 yields the protein MAAFDWFWNAMGARTSKHQKQSAELSTKAAQRATELSNSSDSEVAELARRAISPNGTLSKPEDFLAALNIATQRTLQICPFEVQSQAVLRMLAGDVIQMATGEGKTLVGAMAATGYGLMGKHVHVITVNDYLARRDAQWMRPLVEFFGLTVGAITEEKTPAQRREAYSCDIVYGPINEIGFDVLRDQQVTKRDQAVQRFADIAIVDEADSVLVDEALVPLVLAGSQPGTAPTGHITHVVRHLREDLHFTTDEGRRNVFLTEKGAATVEAALGIDSLYDDAHVGTTLVQVNLALHARALLLRDVHYIVREGKVQLIDASRGRVADLQRWPDGLQAAVEAKEGLAVTEGGRILDTITLQALMRRYPKVCGMTGTAVEATDQLRQFYNLHVSVIERNKPLQRFDEADRIFATTAEKNAAIIAEIETLHAAGRPVLVGTHDVAESEDLAAALERRDIAVNVLNAKNDAEEAAIIAEAGDLGRVTVSTQMAGRGTDIKLGGASGHSREAVVASGGLAVIGTARHRTKRLDNQLRGRAGRQGDPGLSLFFVSLEDDVIATGGAGEQVVAQPEADGRIISKRISDFVEHCQRVTEGQLLEIHAQTWKYNQLLADQRDILDKRRTSLLDTAQAWEELSQLSPNRAAELHNLAVDTKIAAAREIMLYHLDNAWAEHLALMDDVRESIHLRAIARETPIDEYHRIAVREFKDLAQRAVDDAVKTFNTVLIDTAGAHLAAAGLRRPSATWTYMVSDNPLSGGNRLISGIGSIFR from the coding sequence GTGGCAGCTTTTGACTGGTTTTGGAACGCAATGGGTGCGCGCACCAGTAAACACCAAAAACAATCTGCTGAGCTAAGCACTAAAGCTGCCCAGCGTGCCACTGAGCTTTCAAATAGCAGTGATTCCGAAGTAGCAGAACTAGCCCGCCGCGCAATCTCCCCGAACGGCACCTTATCTAAACCCGAGGACTTTCTAGCAGCCCTTAATATCGCCACTCAACGCACCTTGCAGATCTGCCCCTTTGAGGTGCAATCACAAGCCGTTTTAAGAATGCTTGCTGGCGATGTCATCCAAATGGCTACCGGCGAAGGCAAAACTCTAGTAGGCGCCATGGCTGCTACCGGTTACGGCTTAATGGGAAAACACGTACACGTAATCACCGTCAATGATTATCTGGCCCGCCGCGATGCCCAATGGATGCGCCCCCTCGTAGAATTCTTTGGGCTCACTGTGGGAGCAATTACTGAAGAAAAAACTCCAGCGCAACGTCGGGAAGCTTATTCTTGCGATATCGTCTATGGGCCCATTAATGAAATTGGCTTTGATGTATTGCGAGATCAACAAGTAACCAAGCGCGACCAAGCTGTGCAACGCTTCGCAGATATTGCGATAGTTGATGAAGCCGATTCAGTACTCGTTGATGAAGCCCTAGTGCCACTCGTGCTTGCCGGTAGCCAACCAGGTACTGCTCCCACTGGGCATATCACCCACGTAGTACGACACCTGCGCGAAGACCTGCACTTCACCACAGATGAGGGACGACGTAACGTATTCCTAACTGAAAAAGGGGCTGCCACAGTAGAAGCCGCCCTAGGCATTGATTCGCTATACGACGATGCCCACGTGGGCACTACCTTGGTACAAGTAAACCTGGCCCTGCATGCCCGCGCTTTGCTGCTACGCGATGTCCACTACATTGTGCGCGAAGGAAAAGTACAACTAATAGACGCCTCCCGCGGCAGAGTAGCAGACCTCCAACGTTGGCCAGATGGACTCCAAGCCGCAGTAGAAGCTAAAGAAGGCTTAGCAGTTACCGAAGGCGGGCGCATCCTGGACACGATCACCCTCCAAGCCCTGATGCGCCGTTATCCCAAAGTTTGTGGCATGACGGGAACAGCTGTGGAAGCAACTGACCAGCTTCGGCAATTCTATAACCTGCATGTTTCTGTAATTGAACGTAATAAACCACTGCAACGCTTCGATGAAGCCGATCGGATCTTTGCGACAACCGCCGAAAAAAATGCAGCTATCATCGCAGAGATCGAAACCCTCCATGCCGCTGGTCGACCTGTTTTAGTAGGTACTCACGACGTCGCCGAATCCGAAGACCTAGCCGCCGCCCTGGAACGCCGCGATATAGCTGTTAACGTGCTAAACGCTAAAAATGATGCCGAAGAAGCCGCCATTATCGCTGAAGCAGGAGATCTGGGACGAGTCACAGTTTCCACCCAAATGGCCGGACGAGGCACCGATATCAAACTTGGCGGGGCCTCCGGACATAGTCGCGAAGCTGTAGTAGCCAGTGGCGGTCTTGCGGTAATAGGAACAGCTAGGCACCGCACCAAACGCCTGGATAATCAGCTCCGCGGGCGCGCCGGGCGCCAAGGGGATCCAGGCTTATCCCTATTTTTCGTATCCCTTGAAGATGATGTGATCGCCACCGGTGGAGCCGGAGAACAAGTAGTGGCACAACCAGAGGCTGACGGGCGCATAATTTCCAAGCGTATTAGTGATTTCGTGGAACACTGCCAGCGGGTAACTGAAGGCCAATTATTGGAAATTCATGCCCAGACTTGGAAATATAACCAGTTACTAGCTGATCAGCGTGACATTTTAGATAAACGCCGCACAAGTTTGCTAGATACCGCCCAAGCTTGGGAAGAGCTTTCCCAACTTAGCCCTAACCGAGCCGCAGAACTGCACAATTTAGCTGTTGATACAAAAATCGCCGCTGCTCGGGAAATTATGCTTTACCATTTAGATAATGCCTGGGCAGAACATTTAGCTCTTATGGATGACGTGCGCGAATCCATCCATTTGCGCGCGATCGCCCGCGAAACCCCAATCGATGAGTATCACCGAATTGCTGTAAGGGAATTTAAAGACTTAGCGCAGCGGGCAGTAGATGATGCGGTAAAGACTTTTAATACTGTCTTAATAGATACCGCGGGAGCCCACTTAGCAGCTGCAGGACTGCGCAGACCCTCTGCTACCTGGACTTATATGGTCTCTGATAATCCGCTTTCTGGAGGCAATAGGTTAATCAGTGGTATCGGCAGTATTTTTCGCTAA
- a CDS encoding ABC transporter ATP-binding protein codes for MSAKSNPTSFALASWAEVVREVWKQTSQLPGVRWRSIVALTLLLCGSAANVMVPRLLGRMVDIAINLPTGVPTADIFGHLAGTAGLLIAAAICAAVVQASGFFLISRETERVINSMRHTMIGTALNLPVHQVEEAGTGDLISRSTDDINTVSEAATETMPSLTQSVFMVTVTTMALAGMDWHFLLIPAVITPIYWFALKRYLAKAPTRYAAERAAVASQARTVLETIHGAATVRSYRMEDQMLAAIAKDSQDVVRKSLLARLTMFNMQTFVTICECLMLSTALAVGFWLNSNEAVTVGAVTSAVLMLVRLRGPILQLVRQLDTIQSAYASLARIVGVLAAAPPVRKPAPDVPAPGGAAALENVSFTYPGSDWGIKDFNLRIEPGTTVALVGASGAGKTTIAALLAGMRVPTAGKATIDGIEVAQLSDAQRAARLALISQEVHVFSGTLRADLTLARADATDAELINALEKVRATWWEDLPQGLDTEVGTRGVQLDPVQAQQLALARVLLIDPAVVIMDEATAESGSSDAGELEDAAAELTSGRTAVVVAHRLDQAAKADTVVVMDNGQITEAGPHEDLVAKGGEYATMWQAWSEGRIT; via the coding sequence ATGAGCGCAAAATCTAATCCCACAAGTTTCGCCCTTGCGAGCTGGGCTGAGGTAGTAAGAGAAGTTTGGAAGCAAACCAGCCAACTTCCTGGTGTGCGGTGGCGCTCTATCGTTGCGCTTACTCTCTTGCTCTGTGGGTCAGCTGCCAATGTTATGGTGCCGCGGCTTTTAGGCCGCATGGTTGATATTGCTATTAATCTCCCAACGGGAGTGCCTACCGCAGATATATTTGGCCACCTAGCAGGTACTGCTGGACTATTAATTGCGGCAGCAATTTGTGCCGCAGTAGTCCAGGCCAGCGGCTTTTTCCTGATTTCCCGGGAAACTGAACGGGTAATTAATTCCATGCGCCACACCATGATTGGCACTGCCCTAAATTTGCCCGTCCACCAGGTAGAAGAAGCTGGAACTGGGGATCTTATTAGCCGCTCTACCGATGACATCAACACTGTTTCAGAAGCTGCTACCGAAACTATGCCTTCACTTACCCAGTCAGTATTTATGGTGACCGTAACCACCATGGCACTTGCAGGTATGGATTGGCATTTCCTATTAATTCCGGCAGTTATTACCCCCATCTACTGGTTTGCCTTAAAACGTTATTTAGCCAAAGCTCCCACCCGTTATGCTGCAGAAAGAGCTGCAGTAGCCTCCCAAGCACGCACCGTTTTGGAAACTATTCACGGCGCTGCAACTGTGCGTTCTTATCGTATGGAAGACCAGATGTTAGCTGCTATTGCCAAAGATAGCCAGGATGTGGTTCGCAAAAGTTTGCTAGCCCGACTCACCATGTTTAATATGCAAACCTTTGTCACTATCTGCGAGTGCCTAATGTTAAGTACCGCACTAGCAGTCGGGTTTTGGCTCAATTCCAATGAGGCAGTTACCGTCGGTGCAGTAACCAGCGCAGTTTTGATGCTGGTGCGTTTACGCGGACCCATTTTGCAGCTGGTACGCCAACTAGACACCATCCAATCTGCCTATGCTTCTTTAGCCCGCATAGTAGGAGTGCTAGCAGCAGCTCCGCCTGTAAGAAAGCCAGCTCCAGACGTGCCTGCACCCGGAGGTGCTGCAGCTTTAGAGAATGTCAGCTTTACTTATCCAGGCTCAGATTGGGGAATTAAAGATTTCAATCTCCGAATAGAACCTGGTACCACTGTCGCCCTAGTTGGGGCATCGGGAGCTGGCAAAACTACTATCGCCGCTTTACTTGCAGGGATGCGGGTGCCCACAGCGGGGAAAGCAACTATTGATGGCATCGAAGTAGCGCAGCTTTCCGATGCCCAACGCGCAGCACGACTGGCCCTAATCTCCCAAGAAGTGCACGTGTTTTCGGGCACTTTACGCGCAGATCTCACCCTGGCGCGCGCAGATGCTACCGATGCGGAATTGATAAATGCCTTAGAAAAAGTGCGCGCCACCTGGTGGGAAGATTTACCCCAAGGCCTAGATACCGAAGTAGGCACCCGCGGCGTACAGCTAGACCCCGTACAAGCTCAACAATTAGCTTTAGCCCGCGTACTATTAATTGATCCAGCAGTAGTGATCATGGATGAGGCCACGGCCGAATCTGGCAGCTCAGATGCCGGTGAATTAGAAGATGCTGCTGCTGAACTAACTAGTGGGCGCACCGCAGTGGTAGTAGCACATCGTCTCGACCAAGCAGCTAAGGCAGATACCGTGGTAGTTATGGATAACGGCCAAATAACTGAAGCCGGACCGCATGAAGATTTAGTAGCCAAAGGTGGCGAATATGCGACCATGTGGCAGGCATGGTCTGAGGGTCGCATAACTTAA
- a CDS encoding ABC transporter transmembrane domain-containing protein: MNTSEHRQNVTELGKTLVKSREVLGVPGPKVRPSRLPDPRDQRWLIKTALSQRPWSLVATALLSTVFICNGITPVILGKAIDEAIEANSLPALYKWISILVAIFIFNGIAGYVGRYFMARSHLLVANDLRMTVNSRILDPRGFGDEHRSPGDLLSIASTDTSRVAMFVLMTVFPVAEVLSIIYVAIMMLRISPPLGIAVLVGGPLVVWFALLISKPLRGKSSARQRALGQAASMAADIVDGLRTLKGLGAVATMANRYAGASGEAYLKTVAANGARARLNGATEITGSLYIISIAIAAACMALRGHLSVGELITVVGLTQFITQPINMLGRNLASSYASAQASASRIIEVLTAPFAEESQIIADLSHLPAGLTVVTGNPPLKRLEEIALTPGVLVAPHDGALFRGSIADNIHPDPTVALQALETASATDIPGGLARDVGEGGKSLSGGQRQRVGLARAIANKAWVMILVEPTSAVDSVTQQYIARRVKEQRKGQVTVVFSKSPAWCQIADQTLAEVQL; this comes from the coding sequence GTGAATACTAGCGAGCACCGGCAAAATGTTACGGAGCTGGGAAAAACTTTAGTTAAATCCCGCGAGGTTTTAGGGGTACCTGGACCCAAAGTGCGTCCTTCGCGTTTGCCTGATCCTCGCGATCAGAGGTGGTTAATTAAAACCGCCCTTTCGCAAAGGCCTTGGTCTTTAGTAGCCACAGCTTTGTTGAGCACCGTATTTATCTGCAATGGCATCACTCCGGTGATTTTAGGTAAAGCTATTGATGAAGCCATAGAAGCAAATTCGCTACCCGCGCTATATAAGTGGATCTCTATTTTGGTAGCGATTTTTATTTTCAACGGGATAGCTGGATATGTGGGGCGCTATTTTATGGCCCGCTCGCATCTGTTGGTCGCAAATGATTTGCGCATGACTGTTAATAGTCGGATTCTGGATCCACGCGGTTTTGGCGATGAGCATCGCAGCCCAGGAGATCTACTCTCAATTGCTTCTACCGACACTAGCCGAGTCGCAATGTTTGTCTTAATGACAGTATTTCCGGTCGCTGAAGTGCTCTCAATTATTTATGTCGCCATAATGATGCTGCGGATATCGCCACCGCTAGGTATTGCAGTACTTGTAGGTGGACCCCTTGTCGTCTGGTTTGCTTTGTTAATTTCTAAGCCACTGCGCGGGAAATCCAGTGCTAGACAGCGCGCCCTAGGACAAGCTGCCAGTATGGCCGCAGATATTGTAGATGGGCTAAGAACTCTAAAAGGCTTAGGTGCAGTTGCAACTATGGCTAATCGTTATGCAGGAGCTTCGGGGGAGGCTTATCTAAAAACTGTGGCAGCCAACGGAGCGCGAGCCCGCTTAAATGGGGCCACTGAAATCACTGGTTCTCTATATATAATCAGCATCGCTATAGCTGCTGCCTGTATGGCTTTGCGCGGGCACCTCAGTGTAGGTGAACTTATCACTGTAGTGGGCCTAACTCAATTTATAACCCAGCCTATTAACATGCTCGGGCGCAATTTAGCTTCTAGTTATGCCAGTGCCCAAGCTAGTGCTTCCCGAATTATTGAGGTGCTAACCGCGCCTTTTGCAGAGGAATCCCAAATCATCGCAGACCTCAGCCATTTACCTGCAGGCCTAACTGTAGTAACTGGAAATCCACCTCTTAAAAGGCTAGAAGAAATCGCCTTAACTCCTGGAGTACTGGTAGCTCCCCATGACGGGGCTCTATTTCGTGGCAGTATCGCTGATAATATTCATCCAGATCCAACAGTGGCGCTCCAAGCTTTAGAAACTGCTAGTGCTACCGACATTCCCGGTGGCCTCGCACGTGATGTCGGTGAGGGCGGCAAATCCTTATCCGGAGGACAACGCCAACGGGTGGGATTAGCCCGCGCTATTGCTAATAAAGCCTGGGTCATGATTTTAGTCGAACCCACCTCTGCAGTGGATTCAGTCACCCAGCAATATATTGCGCGCCGGGTTAAAGAACAAAGAAAAGGGCAGGTGACAGTGGTCTTTTCTAAATCTCCCGCCTGGTGTCAGATAGCTGATCAGACCCTTGCCGAGGTGCAGCTATGA
- a CDS encoding YchJ family protein, with the protein MSASYALDKRCPCGTGLQYGQCCYRYHQGLEAPTAETLMRSRYSAFVVQDESYLLRTWDPFTRPTGPLALDKSPISFYRLDILGVQGGGPLDTAGQVEFEAFYRIEIPKTSPDMTANGSANITRGSQREISTFRREDGRWFYSDGLVN; encoded by the coding sequence ATGTCTGCTTCTTATGCCTTAGATAAGCGCTGTCCGTGCGGGACGGGATTACAGTATGGTCAATGTTGCTACCGTTACCACCAAGGTTTAGAAGCTCCTACGGCGGAGACGCTCATGCGCTCCCGTTATAGTGCTTTTGTAGTCCAAGATGAATCTTATTTGCTGCGAACCTGGGATCCTTTCACTCGACCCACTGGCCCCTTAGCTTTGGATAAATCCCCCATAAGTTTTTATCGCCTAGATATTTTAGGAGTCCAAGGCGGTGGACCATTAGATACCGCAGGCCAAGTAGAGTTTGAAGCTTTCTATCGAATCGAAATCCCTAAGACTAGCCCAGATATGACGGCCAATGGTTCAGCTAACATAACTCGCGGTTCCCAACGGGAAATATCCACTTTTCGGCGAGAGGATGGCCGCTGGTTTTATAGCGATGGACTAGTTAATTAA
- a CDS encoding alpha/beta hydrolase family esterase — protein sequence MHAPQLSSRAWARRKRQYRHIWVVGALVLAVFLILFLLPKTPQSTNSVVNAEGAQIPNAIQTHSSTTRYLGFGELPAGIASTVKLESAGLSRQAIIDIPDGETPYGGWPVIFVFHGYKQTVDKFRAGLGFEAAPAIKIYPQGIDLAWQSAPYAKTNESRADETLVLDLLGNLNQSISLNWQKVFATGFSNGGGFAELLACRMPDVFAGIAGVAAAHYTGFATDCYPGTVPILDIRGTDDGVISYSGGERHKVHYLSYKQIIETARLRNHCVGPVLIIPLTPVIMRREATICAAPVRHISVIGGKHEWPGYQGSTSNKAPENFATTEILQFFDL from the coding sequence ATGCATGCACCCCAACTATCTAGTCGAGCTTGGGCGCGTAGGAAGCGCCAGTACCGGCATATATGGGTAGTTGGGGCACTGGTATTAGCAGTATTTTTAATATTATTTCTGCTCCCAAAAACTCCACAGTCAACTAATTCGGTTGTTAATGCCGAAGGGGCACAAATTCCTAACGCTATACAAACACATAGCTCAACTACTAGATACCTTGGATTTGGAGAACTTCCTGCAGGAATTGCCAGTACCGTAAAACTAGAATCTGCAGGTTTATCCAGGCAAGCCATAATAGATATTCCAGATGGGGAGACCCCATATGGTGGCTGGCCAGTTATATTTGTATTTCACGGATATAAACAAACCGTGGATAAATTTCGTGCCGGCCTTGGCTTTGAAGCTGCACCTGCTATCAAAATATATCCACAAGGAATAGATCTCGCCTGGCAAAGTGCACCTTATGCTAAAACTAATGAAAGCCGCGCCGATGAAACCCTAGTATTGGATTTGCTAGGGAATTTAAATCAGTCCATTTCCCTAAATTGGCAAAAAGTTTTTGCTACTGGTTTCAGTAATGGGGGAGGTTTTGCAGAATTATTGGCCTGCCGGATGCCAGATGTTTTTGCTGGAATAGCGGGAGTGGCAGCGGCACATTACACCGGTTTTGCTACTGATTGTTATCCCGGAACTGTTCCAATACTAGATATTCGCGGCACTGATGATGGCGTTATCAGTTATTCCGGGGGTGAAAGACATAAAGTGCACTACCTAAGTTATAAGCAAATTATTGAGACTGCCAGACTGCGCAACCACTGTGTAGGACCGGTGTTGATTATTCCGCTAACCCCGGTAATTATGCGACGCGAGGCAACTATTTGTGCAGCTCCAGTGCGCCATATTTCAGTTATTGGCGGCAAACATGAATGGCCTGGATATCAGGGGAGTACTTCTAATAAGGCTCCTGAAAATTTTGCAACCACAGAGATTTTGCAGTTTTTCGATTTATAA
- a CDS encoding class I SAM-dependent methyltransferase — protein MTNKYVASYRPPSQVDQPVFRSEQHLAASARAFTHGADVYHDIRPDYPGEIYDLVGKPEGLVVDIGAGTGKLTAGLLNRGLKVAASDPSQEMLSVARNCVPGHLIPVWRATAEYTGLAGNSVELLTCAQTWHWVDYKKASAEFDRILKPGGRVILAWNTIDVTDPWILRLARIMHSGDVLREGFTPPIADPWKINTEVRTKWSQKMTFDDIVSLTSTRSYWLRSSTTVREKVRRNLEWYFFEFSGFPRDVVIDLPYRTDGFELVRQR, from the coding sequence ATGACTAATAAATATGTAGCTTCCTACCGCCCACCATCTCAGGTGGATCAACCCGTTTTTAGATCTGAGCAGCATTTAGCCGCCTCTGCCAGGGCTTTTACTCATGGCGCAGATGTTTATCACGATATTCGTCCAGATTATCCAGGCGAAATCTATGATCTAGTAGGCAAGCCTGAGGGCCTGGTGGTTGATATTGGGGCCGGCACCGGAAAACTAACGGCTGGATTGCTAAACCGGGGACTTAAAGTAGCTGCTAGTGACCCCAGCCAAGAGATGCTATCTGTGGCTAGAAATTGTGTTCCCGGACACTTGATTCCCGTATGGCGAGCCACGGCGGAATATACAGGTTTAGCAGGCAATAGTGTGGAATTGCTAACCTGTGCGCAAACCTGGCATTGGGTAGATTATAAGAAAGCAAGTGCGGAATTTGATCGCATCCTAAAACCTGGCGGACGAGTAATCCTGGCTTGGAATACCATCGATGTCACAGATCCTTGGATACTACGATTAGCTCGAATTATGCACTCTGGGGATGTATTGCGCGAAGGTTTTACCCCGCCGATCGCAGATCCTTGGAAAATAAATACCGAAGTGCGCACTAAATGGAGTCAAAAAATGACTTTCGACGACATCGTCTCGCTAACTTCTACTCGTTCCTATTGGTTGCGCTCCTCCACCACAGTGCGAGAAAAGGTACGCCGCAATTTAGAGTGGTATTTCTTTGAGTTTTCCGGATTCCCGCGCGATGTAGTTATTGACCTGCCTTATCGCACGGATGGTTTTGAATTAGTTCGCCAAAGATAG
- a CDS encoding YibE/F family protein: protein MGRHYSQKSIIKTSGVPRAILIWRRILLGFLAFCAIATTAGLILLWPTNEPINITPEFKSTFNLSTPHVKGTVTQVTSGACQSNINGQVFEVFPATSPSINEDTCDNALIEITSGENAGKNTILVTFGQTGEPQLSTGDKIVLNETTDINNQTTYGFSDYQRGPSLLLWGLVIALATIALAGFRGMRALIGLIIALAVVGFFLIPALIHGGPAVPLAMVSGSAILFLVVLLVHGVNWKSAAALAGTLTALIIAAGLAWLAIDSTKLAGYGDESNLQIILYLPDVSVSSLMLCGFIIGSLGVLNDVTISQASTVNELAALEPQAKPMRLFTGAMKVGRDHISSMVYTLVLTYTGAALPLLLLISVSGRPVLDTLTSDVMATELLRSGVGALALTLAVPITTIFAAVVVPNGKEHGNTPATPGHLHSHGHLGHSH, encoded by the coding sequence GTGGGGCGTCATTACAGCCAAAAAAGTATTATTAAGACCTCAGGGGTTCCTCGCGCTATTTTAATATGGCGACGGATTCTGCTAGGTTTTTTGGCATTTTGTGCGATAGCTACCACAGCCGGGCTGATCTTATTATGGCCAACTAATGAACCCATAAATATAACTCCAGAATTTAAATCTACCTTTAATTTAAGCACTCCACATGTTAAAGGCACAGTAACTCAGGTAACTTCTGGAGCTTGTCAATCAAATATAAATGGGCAGGTTTTTGAAGTATTTCCAGCTACCTCACCAAGTATTAATGAAGATACTTGCGATAATGCCTTAATTGAGATTACTTCCGGTGAAAATGCTGGTAAAAACACCATATTAGTCACTTTTGGCCAAACAGGAGAACCACAATTATCTACCGGCGATAAAATAGTTCTTAATGAAACCACTGATATAAATAATCAAACTACTTATGGTTTTAGTGATTACCAGCGCGGCCCGAGCTTGCTTTTATGGGGCCTAGTTATTGCCTTAGCAACTATAGCTTTAGCAGGTTTTCGCGGGATGCGTGCACTAATTGGCTTAATAATTGCCCTAGCAGTGGTGGGTTTTTTCCTAATTCCAGCGCTAATTCACGGCGGCCCTGCAGTACCTCTGGCCATGGTTTCTGGCTCCGCTATACTCTTTTTGGTAGTTTTATTAGTTCACGGAGTAAATTGGAAATCTGCTGCCGCTTTAGCTGGAACGCTAACGGCCCTAATTATTGCAGCTGGTCTAGCTTGGCTAGCTATTGATAGCACAAAATTAGCAGGCTACGGGGATGAATCAAATTTGCAGATCATTTTATATTTACCAGATGTTTCGGTAAGTAGTTTAATGCTATGCGGATTTATTATCGGGTCACTAGGTGTACTAAACGATGTAACTATTTCTCAGGCATCAACAGTTAATGAACTAGCTGCTTTAGAACCACAAGCTAAGCCGATGCGTCTTTTCACCGGAGCTATGAAGGTCGGCCGTGACCATATATCTTCAATGGTTTATACCCTGGTGCTTACTTATACGGGCGCAGCACTACCCCTTTTATTATTAATTTCAGTTTCTGGTCGTCCAGTTTTAGATACGCTAACTAGCGATGTTATGGCCACAGAACTACTTCGCTCTGGTGTTGGTGCATTAGCACTTACCTTGGCAGTTCCTATTACTACCATATTTGCTGCCGTCGTAGTTCCTAATGGAAAAGAACATGGAAATACCCCAGCTACTCCTGGACATTTGCATAGCCATGGGCACCTGGGGCACTCACATTAA
- the der gene encoding ribosome biogenesis GTPase Der has protein sequence MSEIWENDPKNHQEENLTEYFTSELDEGFNEADFGEMQFLDPTAEESETLSDEEWAEVEKAFGISDPTSEALHVVTIVGRPNVGKSSLVNRMLGRREAVVEDNPGVTRDRVSYITDWSGQRFWVQDTGGWDPNAKGIHGAIARQAERAMETSDVIILVVDTKTGITETDSVMARLLQKSEVPVLLAANKVDSDTQLADVAEFYRLGLGDPWPISAQHGRGNADVLDKVVSYFDTPPRNSSITSGPRRVALVGKPNVGKSSLLNKMTGEERAVVDNVAGTTVDPVDSLVQLNEHLWKFVDTAGLRRKVHTAQGQEYYASLRTRGTIEEAELCIMLIDASENISEQDQRVLNMILEAGKALVIAFNKWDLMDEDRRYYFDREFDEQLTHLSWVSKINISAKTGRALQRLEPAMVEALESWDKRVSTGKLNNWLRAVIAKNPPPMKNNRLPRVLFATQASTRPPTIVLFTTGFLDASYRRYLERKFREEFGFHGTPVRIAIRVRERRGKK, from the coding sequence ATGAGCGAAATTTGGGAAAACGATCCTAAAAACCATCAAGAAGAAAACCTAACTGAGTATTTCACTTCTGAACTAGATGAAGGCTTCAATGAAGCTGATTTTGGGGAAATGCAATTCTTAGATCCCACCGCTGAAGAATCTGAAACTCTTAGCGATGAGGAATGGGCAGAGGTTGAAAAAGCCTTTGGAATTAGTGACCCGACTTCTGAAGCTTTGCATGTAGTAACTATTGTAGGGCGCCCAAACGTGGGAAAGTCCTCTCTGGTTAATCGCATGTTGGGACGTCGGGAAGCCGTAGTTGAAGATAATCCAGGAGTTACCAGGGACCGCGTTTCTTATATAACTGACTGGTCTGGCCAACGTTTTTGGGTTCAAGATACCGGCGGTTGGGATCCCAATGCTAAAGGCATACACGGCGCTATTGCCCGCCAAGCCGAACGCGCAATGGAAACCTCAGATGTAATCATTTTGGTTGTAGATACTAAAACTGGTATTACCGAAACTGATTCAGTAATGGCGCGGTTATTGCAAAAATCTGAAGTTCCGGTACTTTTAGCAGCTAATAAGGTAGATTCTGATACCCAGCTTGCCGATGTTGCCGAATTTTATCGCCTGGGATTAGGCGATCCCTGGCCAATTTCTGCCCAACACGGCCGCGGCAATGCTGACGTCTTGGATAAGGTAGTTAGCTATTTTGATACCCCGCCGCGCAATAGTTCTATTACCTCTGGTCCGCGCCGCGTAGCTCTGGTTGGCAAGCCCAATGTGGGTAAGTCTTCGCTGCTAAATAAAATGACTGGCGAAGAACGAGCTGTGGTGGATAATGTTGCCGGAACTACCGTAGATCCTGTTGACTCCTTAGTGCAGTTAAATGAGCATCTGTGGAAATTTGTCGATACTGCAGGTTTGCGTAGAAAAGTTCACACAGCGCAAGGGCAGGAGTATTATGCTTCCTTGCGCACCCGCGGCACCATTGAAGAAGCTGAACTTTGCATCATGCTAATTGATGCTTCAGAAAATATTTCTGAGCAAGATCAGCGAGTGCTCAATATGATCCTAGAAGCTGGCAAGGCGCTAGTTATCGCTTTTAATAAGTGGGATCTAATGGATGAAGATCGCCGTTATTATTTTGATCGCGAATTCGATGAGCAGCTAACTCACTTATCTTGGGTTTCTAAAATTAATATTTCTGCCAAAACTGGTCGGGCTCTGCAACGTTTAGAGCCTGCAATGGTGGAAGCTTTAGAAAGCTGGGATAAGCGGGTATCTACTGGCAAACTAAATAACTGGTTGCGGGCTGTGATTGCAAAGAATCCGCCGCCGATGAAAAATAACCGGCTTCCGCGAGTCCTATTTGCTACTCAGGCTAGCACTCGTCCACCTACTATTGTGCTCTTTACCACTGGTTTCCTAGATGCCTCTTATCGACGCTATCTAGAACGTAAATTCCGCGAAGAATTTGGTTTCCACGGAACCCCAGTGCGTATCGCAATCCGTGTCCGCGAACGCCGCGGCAAAAAGTAA